DNA from Rubripirellula lacrimiformis:
GTTGTGGGCCGGCTGGGCACATCGGGCTGGTCATCGTCATTTCGATGTTGACGTCGTGACGCCCGTCTTCTTTTTCGTCGCCCACTGCCACCACGTAGATCAACCCTAGGTCGACGATGTTGACATACAGTTCAGGGTCGATGACTTGCTTTAAAGCTTCACGGACTTTGTCTTCGGCAAGTGCCATGGCATTCTCTCTTACGGAACTACAGTTGGGGGATCAGTGGGTAGCGACAGGGATCACTCGTACTCGCGTACTTGGCGAGCGATCGCTTGACCGAGTGCGTCGCGAACGCTTTCGATCGAAATGCGGTCAAAGATCTGTTGGAAGAATCCAATCACGATCATTCGGGTCGCTTCCTTTTGGGTGAAGCCACGGCAACGGGCGTAGAAGATCTGTTCTGCGTCGACCTGTGCAGTGGTGCTACCGTGTGTGCAGCGAACGTCGTCGGCTTCGATTTCCAATCCCGGAATCGAATCGGCTCGCGATGATCCCGAAAGGACAAGGTTGTCATTCCGTTGATAACCGTCGGTCTGTTGCGCGATCTTGTCGACCTTGATCATGCCCTTCCAGACGGTGCGGCTTTGATCTTGCTGGGCGGCCTTGTACAGGAAATCACTGTGGCACTGTGGTGCACGGTGATACTGTTGGGTGTGGTACGCCAGGTGTTGGCGACCTTCGGTGAACATCACGCCGTTGACTTGGCAATCGGCGCGTCGTCCGATCATGTCGACCGATTGGTTGACCTTGGACAGATGGGACCCCATCGCTGCGATGGTCCACTGCAGTGTGGAATCGCGATCGATGACGGCTTTCTGGTGCGCGAAGTGGTACGTCTTCAGGCCCCATTCTTGCAAGTTGACGTAACGCAGGTGGGAACCAGGCTTCTGGATCAATTCGACCGAACCGATGTGCAGACCCTTGGCGTCTTCGGACACGCTGTTGGATTCATGCAGCACGGTGGCTTCGGCGCCTTCGTCCAAGACAACCAGCGTGTGGGTTGTGTCCGTTCCGCCGTCGGACAGGATCGAACCAATGTGGATCGGTTTTTCGATCACGACGCCACGTGGAACGTACAGGAATTGTCCGCCGGAAAAGAATGCCGCGTGCAGGGCGGC
Protein-coding regions in this window:
- a CDS encoding metal-sulfur cluster assembly factor produces the protein MALAEDKVREALKQVIDPELYVNIVDLGLIYVVAVGDEKEDGRHDVNIEMTMTSPMCPAGPQLVAGTKGAAEGLDEVDLCEVKVVMEPPWSQDMMSDDARDHLGIF
- the sufD gene encoding Fe-S cluster assembly protein SufD, coding for MTPTTETSFDAAGFDQFIESRNEPDWLTDMRREAWQHADAMAWPERRAEEWIRTDIRAFQIKKFGVPVIDGDLPSIDTTQIHQLLKGVDLAGSLETIDSRVTSEQIDPELTAKGVVFGSLERIAAEHPDLVREHLFTAFDPDYDKFAALHAAFFSGGQFLYVPRGVVIEKPIHIGSILSDGGTDTTHTLVVLDEGAEATVLHESNSVSEDAKGLHIGSVELIQKPGSHLRYVNLQEWGLKTYHFAHQKAVIDRDSTLQWTIAAMGSHLSKVNQSVDMIGRRADCQVNGVMFTEGRQHLAYHTQQYHRAPQCHSDFLYKAAQQDQSRTVWKGMIKVDKIAQQTDGYQRNDNLVLSGSSRADSIPGLEIEADDVRCTHGSTTAQVDAEQIFYARCRGFTQKEATRMIVIGFFQQIFDRISIESVRDALGQAIARQVREYE